The nucleotide sequence CTGGCGCTTACCCAGGAAAGCCTGGCGGGACTGCTCGGCGTGCAGCGGACGACGGTCAATGCGGTCGCCCGGGTGCTGCAGGAACAGGGACTGATCGCCTATCGGCGTGGTGCCATCCAGGTCACCGATCGCCGCGGCCTGCATAAGGTCAGCTGCGAATGCTATGCCGCGATCGAGGACCATTTCCACGCCATCCTTGGCCCTGACGGACGCGGAGCGCGACCCTGACACGCCGATCCGGTGGGTCAGTCGTTCTGCATGGTCGAACGCCGCTTGGTCGCCTTGACCTTGGCAGCCTCGGCGGCGGATGTCGCGGCGCACCCGCGCGGGGGAAGGAATGCACCTAGAGCCCCTTTTTCAGGCAAGCGCAGCCGGGAGCGCTGAGCGGCGAGCCTCCAGCCAAGCTGCTCGCCCGCATGGAAGGGAATGAGATCGGAGCCGGCAGCGGGAATCCGCTCGGGGACTGTCACTTCGGTCCGTTCGAGCGTGATCCGTTCCTCGTTGAGCGGCAGGCCGTAGAAGCGCGGGCCATGCTCGGAAGCGAAAGCTTCGAAGCGGTCGAGCGCGCCTTCTTCCTCGAACACCTTGAGATAGCTTTCGAGCGCGTGCGTCGCGTTCCAGATGCCCGCGCAGCCACAGCCCGACTCTTTTGCTTCGCGCAGGTGCGGCGCGCTGTCGGTGCCGAGGAAGAACTTGGGGCTGCCCGAGACAGCGGCCGCGCGGATCGCCAGCCGGTGCCGCTCGCGCTTGACCACCGGCAGGCAGTAGGCGTGCGGGCGAAGGCCGCCGGCGAACAGGGCGTTGCGGTTGAGGTGAAGGTGCTGCGGCGTGATCGTCGCCGCGAGATTCGGCCCGGCGCCTTGGACGAAAGCGGCGCTGTCGGCGGTGGTGATATGCTCGAGGACGACCCTCAGGCCGGGAAAGTCGCGAAGCACCGGGGCAAGCACCCGATCCAGGAACACCGCCTCGCGATCGAAGATGTCGATATCCGGGTCGGTCACCTCGCCATGGACCAGCAGCAGCATGCCGATCTTCTCCATTCGTTCGAGGGCGCGATGGATGTTGCGGACGTCGGTGACGCCGCTGTGGCTGTTGGTGGTCGCGCCGGCCGGATAGAGCTTGGCGGCAATCCACACGCCTTCCGCATGGCCCCGCTCGAGCTCGTCGGGATCGATCGTATCCGTCAGGTAGCAGGTCATCAGGGGTGTGAAGCCTGGGCCCGCAGCTGCGACGATCCGCTCGCGATAGCTCCTCGCCGCCTCCACCGTGGTCACCGGCGGGACGAGGTTGGGCATGATGATCGCCCGTGCGAACTGCCGCGCGCTGTAGGGCGCAACCGCCTTCAGCATCTCCCCGTCGCGCAGGTGAAGGTGCCAGTCGTCGGGGCGGCGGATGGTGAGGCTTTGCGTTTGCACGGCGGCCTTCCTAGCTAAGACCCATGGCCTTCACCACCCTGACCGACCGCTCCCTGATCCGCCTGTCCGGGGAGGACGTGCGCGGCTTCCTGCAGGGGCTGGTCACCAACGATGTGACGAAGGAGCTGCCGGTCTGGGCGGCGCTCTTGTCGGCGCAGGGCAAGTGCCTGTTCGACTTCATGGTCTGGGCAGAGGGCGAAGATCTGCTGATCGACTGCGCGGCGGACGGAGCGGACGATCTGGCCAAGCGCCTCCGCATGTATCGCCTGCGCAGGCCGATCACGATCGAGCAGGATGAAGCGCTGGCGGTGCACTGGTCGCGTGACGGATCGGACGGCGTTCCGGACCCGCGATTGCCGGACCTTGGCCGTCGCTGGCTAGCGCCCGCCAGTGAGCCGGCGACCGGCTACCTGCGCCATCGCCTCTCCCACGGCGTCTGTGAAGGCCGGGCGGAGCTTGGCGACCTGCTCTGGCTGGAGTGCAATGCGGTTGAGCTCAACGGCGTCAGCTTCACCAAGGGCTGCTATGTCGGGCAGGAGAATACGGCGCGCATGAACTGGCGCCAGAAGGTCAACCGCCGGCTGGTGGTGGTCCCCGCCGCCGCTCCGACCCAGCGGACGAAGGCCTTCTACCCGGAGCTCGGCCTGGCGGTCGAACACCGCCGGGTCGACGACCTTGCGGGTCTCAGCCTGCCGGCCTGGCTGCGCCAGGCGCTGGCCGCCTAGAACGCGGCTTCGTTGCGCTTGCGGGAGGCTGCGATGCGGATCAGGGCGACGATACCAATGCCCGCCCAGATCACGTTCAGCACCGCCGACGGCCAGGCCTTGAAGTAGCCGGAATTGATCACGAAGCCGATCGCTCCGAGCACGTTCATCCACTGGTAGGCAGGCGAGCGGGCGTTGACCTTGCCGGCCGTCAGCAGGGCATAGCCGCCAAGGATCAGCAGGGCGGCGAGCCACCCTGCGACATCCACCATCAGCCGTTCGGTCACGCTGCCAGCTTGCGCAGCACATAGGGCAGGATGCCGCCC is from Sphingomonas sp. LHG3406-1 and encodes:
- the pyrC gene encoding dihydroorotase, with product MQTQSLTIRRPDDWHLHLRDGEMLKAVAPYSARQFARAIIMPNLVPPVTTVEAARSYRERIVAAAGPGFTPLMTCYLTDTIDPDELERGHAEGVWIAAKLYPAGATTNSHSGVTDVRNIHRALERMEKIGMLLLVHGEVTDPDIDIFDREAVFLDRVLAPVLRDFPGLRVVLEHITTADSAAFVQGAGPNLAATITPQHLHLNRNALFAGGLRPHAYCLPVVKRERHRLAIRAAAVSGSPKFFLGTDSAPHLREAKESGCGCAGIWNATHALESYLKVFEEEGALDRFEAFASEHGPRFYGLPLNEERITLERTEVTVPERIPAAGSDLIPFHAGEQLGWRLAAQRSRLRLPEKGALGAFLPPRGCAATSAAEAAKVKATKRRSTMQND
- a CDS encoding folate-binding protein — its product is MAFTTLTDRSLIRLSGEDVRGFLQGLVTNDVTKELPVWAALLSAQGKCLFDFMVWAEGEDLLIDCAADGADDLAKRLRMYRLRRPITIEQDEALAVHWSRDGSDGVPDPRLPDLGRRWLAPASEPATGYLRHRLSHGVCEGRAELGDLLWLECNAVELNGVSFTKGCYVGQENTARMNWRQKVNRRLVVVPAAAPTQRTKAFYPELGLAVEHRRVDDLAGLSLPAWLRQALAA